The following proteins are encoded in a genomic region of Spirosoma sp. SC4-14:
- a CDS encoding NAD(P)/FAD-dependent oxidoreductase, translating into MLEFDKLSLNIPDTRKPRVVIIGGGFGGMNLAKSLRNTDVQVVLFDKQNYNGFWPLLYQVATAGLEADAIAEPFRKMFEGYTDFHYRMVRVNRIDPVAKTVTTLIGDLHYDYLVIATGARSNFFGNEQIQKYSFPLKTVPEALNVRSQFLQCFEQASITTDPAERQSLLTFVIAGAGPTGVEMAGSLAEMRKHVLPNDYPGLDFSQMKIYIVEGLSKVLPPMSDEAGQKAQRYLEDLGVIIKLNTLVESYDGETVTFKGGEQIKTQTLVWGAGVTGALIDGIPASSIEKGRILVDPINRVQGLTDVFAIGDIAFMKLEKYPRGHPGVAQPAIQQGVHLAKNLRRLMKNEPTEPFEYFDKGSLAIIGRSRAVADLPGNIHLGGFIAWIAWLFVHIWYLVGFRSKLIVFSNWLYRLFTYQRGTRIIVRPFVRKDDKVGQEIIMKNEMS; encoded by the coding sequence ATGCTTGAATTCGATAAACTCTCACTCAACATACCCGATACCAGAAAGCCACGCGTTGTAATTATTGGTGGAGGCTTTGGGGGCATGAATCTGGCCAAAAGCCTGCGAAATACCGATGTGCAGGTCGTATTGTTTGATAAACAAAACTACAATGGTTTCTGGCCCTTACTTTATCAGGTGGCTACCGCAGGCCTGGAAGCCGACGCCATTGCCGAACCTTTTCGAAAAATGTTCGAAGGGTATACCGATTTTCATTATAGAATGGTCCGGGTCAATCGGATTGATCCGGTGGCAAAAACCGTTACTACGCTCATTGGCGATTTGCACTACGATTATCTGGTAATTGCCACCGGAGCCAGGTCTAACTTTTTTGGCAACGAGCAAATTCAGAAATACTCATTTCCGCTCAAAACGGTCCCTGAAGCACTTAATGTCCGCAGCCAGTTTCTGCAATGTTTTGAGCAGGCCAGCATTACCACCGATCCGGCCGAGCGCCAAAGTTTGCTAACCTTTGTTATTGCCGGGGCCGGTCCTACGGGTGTCGAAATGGCCGGATCACTGGCCGAAATGCGGAAACACGTTCTTCCGAACGACTACCCAGGGCTAGACTTTAGCCAGATGAAAATATACATCGTAGAAGGGCTAAGTAAAGTTTTACCACCTATGTCGGACGAAGCGGGCCAAAAAGCTCAACGCTATCTCGAAGACCTGGGTGTTATCATAAAACTAAACACACTCGTAGAATCGTATGATGGCGAAACAGTCACCTTCAAAGGCGGAGAACAAATTAAAACGCAGACGCTTGTGTGGGGTGCCGGTGTAACGGGTGCCCTGATCGATGGGATTCCAGCCAGTTCTATTGAAAAAGGCCGTATACTGGTCGATCCAATCAATCGCGTACAGGGTCTGACGGATGTATTCGCCATTGGCGACATTGCCTTCATGAAACTGGAAAAATACCCACGAGGTCATCCAGGCGTTGCCCAGCCAGCTATTCAACAAGGTGTTCATCTGGCAAAAAATCTGCGTAGGTTAATGAAAAACGAACCTACCGAGCCATTCGAATATTTCGACAAAGGTTCACTGGCTATTATTGGCCGCAGTCGGGCCGTTGCCGATCTGCCAGGTAATATTCACCTGGGCGGTTTTATAGCCTGGATAGCGTGGCTATTTGTCCACATCTGGTATCTGGTTGGTTTTCGAAGTAAACTAATTGTATTCAGCAACTGGCTATACCGGCTCTTTACCTACCAGCGTGGCACTCGAATCATTGTTCGGCCATTTGTGCGAAAAGACGATAAGGTTGGTCAGGAGATCATAATGAAAAATGAAATGAGTTGA
- a CDS encoding S46 family peptidase, giving the protein MHRISPRPVLMASLLLATLVNPILAQTTLSPTILASNQADSAKGGPLDLGKMWTFDNPPKEYFSQTYNFKPDDKWFDEARLASLRFADYCSASFVSANGLVMTNHHCARESGTNVTRRGEDLNATGFYAKTLAEERKVDGLFVDQLVKIDDITKQVQDAMNGAGSEQAQLQAREQAFTTIKQEYNSKPGWQGLELQTITFYNGGRYSIYGFKRYTDVRLVFMPELQLGFFGGDYDNFTYPRYALDCSFFRVYDNGKPLQTTHFFKFNPNGIHDGEPIFVIGNPGHTERLKTVAELEFDRDLQVPSTIQLLQNRSAILQAYNATAKSDSILNEIFSYENSLKAYSGQLAGLRDPELLARKAYFEQQFQMAAKAKNLPADQLKTWDELAANTAQLRSLFRDANYLAPSERIMGELLTFANVLTQFGELLTSRPQDAESARSLLVSPEITSLQLEEGYLAAHLAEAQTGLGNNDPYVRAALGNPDGTLRTPKEAAAYLIKTTKLRDPAFIKELATRPGAIAASDDPMLVLARIGFPRYVTAARQARQISQRQEVLRGQLGRMLYNVYGPAVPPDATFSLRINDGVVKSYDYNGTKAPIITTFAGLYDRNYSFANKAPWNLPARWKNPPLELLKQPMCFISTNDIIGGNSGSPMINKNREAVGLAFDGNMESLPGEFIFVPESNRTISVHTGGIIAAMRYMYKADRLINELIGTTSAGAATKVSSKK; this is encoded by the coding sequence ATGCATCGTATCAGCCCACGCCCCGTTTTGATGGCCAGTTTGCTGTTAGCAACCTTGGTCAATCCCATATTGGCACAAACCACTCTCTCTCCTACGATTCTGGCTTCTAACCAGGCCGACAGTGCCAAAGGCGGTCCGCTCGATCTGGGTAAAATGTGGACTTTCGATAATCCGCCGAAGGAGTATTTCAGCCAAACCTATAATTTCAAGCCCGACGATAAATGGTTCGATGAAGCCCGCCTAGCGTCGCTGCGCTTTGCCGACTATTGCTCAGCTTCGTTCGTATCGGCGAATGGGCTGGTTATGACAAACCATCACTGCGCGCGCGAATCGGGCACCAACGTAACTCGCCGGGGCGAAGACCTGAATGCAACCGGTTTCTATGCCAAAACACTTGCCGAAGAACGAAAAGTAGATGGTCTGTTTGTGGATCAGTTAGTAAAGATCGACGATATCACGAAACAGGTGCAGGATGCCATGAACGGTGCAGGCTCCGAGCAGGCTCAGCTTCAGGCCCGCGAGCAGGCTTTTACGACCATCAAACAGGAATATAACTCCAAACCGGGCTGGCAGGGCCTGGAGCTACAAACCATAACGTTCTATAATGGTGGTCGGTATTCGATTTACGGTTTCAAACGATATACCGATGTGCGGCTCGTATTCATGCCCGAACTTCAGCTCGGTTTCTTTGGGGGAGATTACGACAATTTCACCTATCCTCGTTATGCGCTCGACTGTTCGTTTTTTCGGGTATATGATAATGGGAAACCGCTGCAAACCACGCATTTTTTCAAATTTAACCCAAACGGTATTCACGATGGCGAACCCATTTTTGTGATTGGCAACCCTGGCCATACCGAACGCCTAAAAACGGTTGCCGAACTCGAATTTGACCGCGACCTTCAGGTGCCGTCTACGATTCAACTCCTGCAAAATCGCTCGGCCATTCTGCAAGCCTATAATGCCACGGCCAAAAGCGATAGTATTTTAAATGAAATTTTTAGCTACGAAAACAGTCTGAAAGCTTATAGCGGTCAATTGGCGGGCCTTCGCGATCCTGAATTATTAGCCCGAAAAGCCTATTTCGAACAACAGTTTCAGATGGCAGCCAAAGCCAAAAACCTACCTGCCGACCAATTGAAAACCTGGGACGAACTGGCCGCAAATACAGCCCAGCTTCGAAGCCTGTTCAGAGACGCCAATTATCTGGCACCGAGCGAACGGATTATGGGTGAGTTATTAACGTTTGCCAACGTTCTGACACAATTTGGGGAATTGCTTACCTCGCGGCCACAAGATGCCGAAAGTGCCCGCTCACTGCTTGTATCGCCCGAGATAACCAGTCTTCAGTTAGAAGAAGGCTACCTGGCCGCTCATTTGGCCGAAGCACAAACAGGGTTAGGCAACAATGATCCCTATGTAAGAGCAGCCCTGGGCAATCCAGACGGCACCTTACGAACACCTAAAGAAGCTGCAGCCTATTTAATTAAAACAACGAAACTCCGCGATCCGGCTTTCATTAAAGAACTCGCTACCCGTCCGGGTGCCATTGCCGCTTCCGACGACCCAATGCTGGTGTTGGCTCGTATTGGTTTCCCTCGCTACGTAACAGCCGCCCGGCAGGCAAGGCAAATTTCACAACGCCAGGAGGTATTGCGGGGGCAGTTAGGTCGGATGCTTTACAATGTCTACGGTCCGGCCGTTCCGCCCGACGCAACATTTTCGCTACGAATTAACGATGGCGTTGTAAAAAGCTATGATTATAATGGCACCAAAGCACCTATCATAACAACCTTCGCCGGTTTGTATGACCGCAACTATTCGTTTGCTAATAAAGCCCCCTGGAATTTGCCAGCCCGCTGGAAAAACCCGCCACTCGAACTGCTGAAACAGCCTATGTGCTTTATTTCTACCAACGACATTATCGGCGGTAATTCGGGAAGTCCAATGATCAATAAAAATCGCGAAGCTGTAGGATTGGCTTTCGATGGCAATATGGAAAGCCTGCCCGGTGAGTTTATTTTCGTACCAGAATCTAACCGCACAATATCAGTACATACCGGCGGCATTATTGCGGCCATGCGCTATATGTATAAAGCCGATCGGCTTATCAACGAACTCATTGGAACCACTTCTGCAGGCGCTGCGACCAAAGTTTCGTCAAAAAAATAA
- a CDS encoding RNA polymerase sigma factor, with product METNRNVGPPYPDRHAELVKRCQQGERRAQYELYQQYVKAMYNVCMRILNHEAEAEDVLQEAFMDAFNHIGSFRGQSTFGAWLKQIVVNRAINHLRSRRLEFVDMESNRFGEDDGPDFADTEPYDEEGTQLEVERVKRAMQQLPEGYRVVLSLYLFEGYDHEEIGNILNISETTSRTQYLRGKKRLLEMLQ from the coding sequence TTGGAAACAAACCGAAACGTCGGGCCGCCCTATCCGGATCGACATGCTGAGCTAGTCAAACGCTGCCAACAGGGCGAGCGACGGGCGCAGTATGAGCTTTACCAGCAATACGTCAAGGCGATGTATAACGTCTGCATGCGTATTCTGAATCATGAAGCCGAAGCCGAAGATGTGTTACAGGAGGCTTTTATGGATGCCTTTAACCACATTGGTTCATTTCGTGGTCAGAGCACATTTGGAGCATGGTTGAAGCAGATTGTGGTGAACCGGGCCATTAATCATTTACGCAGCCGTCGACTAGAATTTGTTGACATGGAGTCGAACCGATTTGGCGAAGACGACGGTCCCGACTTTGCCGATACGGAACCTTACGACGAGGAAGGTACCCAACTAGAGGTCGAACGTGTAAAACGAGCAATGCAGCAATTGCCAGAAGGGTATCGGGTAGTGTTATCGCTATATCTTTTTGAGGGGTATGATCACGAAGAAATAGGCAACATATTGAATATCAGCGAAACAACATCCCGAACTCAGTATTTGCGTGGCAAAAAACGGTTGTTAGAAATGTTACAATGA
- a CDS encoding DUF4097 family beta strand repeat-containing protein codes for MKILFSLLLCLGPLLTWAEDPWGADAIERKKTIIKLFDVDANDNLVVDNQFGQITVGLWDKSEIRVQITIVANSSTDERVQRFLDAVSIEEKRSGNQIMLRTNFSQSNLSNWSMNSWKKNGEHNFVKINYEVMMPKQNALTIRNKFGDTSIPAFHAPLSVHSRYGNFSADQLTSRQNDIDVAYGKANIHALDQGKLDIAYGSLDLDRVNVLLLNNKFGKMNIGTVGKLDAEINYSGAQIGTLRESGKIKLGFSGGFRIEQLPKTADNVEIQASYSPITLPLDDNNNCDFDITVSYANFNYSSGQALHFTSQPEDRSSHSGPRMTKQYVGKIGNGSGTKVRVVSKFGNVNFK; via the coding sequence ATGAAAATCCTGTTTAGCCTATTGCTTTGCCTGGGCCCGTTATTGACATGGGCCGAGGACCCCTGGGGGGCCGATGCCATCGAGCGAAAGAAAACGATTATTAAACTGTTTGACGTTGACGCTAATGATAATCTGGTTGTCGACAATCAGTTTGGCCAGATAACGGTTGGGCTGTGGGATAAAAGTGAAATCAGGGTTCAAATTACCATCGTAGCCAATTCAAGCACCGACGAGCGGGTCCAGCGTTTTTTAGATGCCGTTTCGATTGAAGAAAAACGATCGGGGAATCAGATTATGCTCCGCACAAACTTTAGCCAGAGCAATCTTTCAAACTGGAGTATGAATAGCTGGAAGAAGAATGGAGAACACAATTTTGTAAAGATCAATTACGAAGTGATGATGCCCAAGCAAAATGCGTTGACCATCCGAAATAAATTTGGCGATACGAGTATACCCGCTTTCCATGCTCCGCTGTCGGTTCATAGCCGCTATGGTAACTTCAGCGCCGATCAACTTACCAGCCGTCAGAACGACATCGACGTAGCGTATGGCAAAGCGAATATTCATGCGCTCGATCAGGGGAAACTCGACATTGCCTATGGAAGCCTCGATCTTGATCGCGTCAATGTACTATTGCTAAACAACAAATTTGGCAAAATGAATATTGGTACGGTTGGGAAACTGGATGCAGAAATCAATTATTCGGGCGCTCAGATAGGTACTCTTCGTGAATCAGGAAAAATTAAACTCGGTTTTTCGGGTGGTTTCCGGATCGAGCAGCTCCCTAAAACCGCCGATAACGTCGAAATTCAGGCTAGCTACTCGCCTATTACATTGCCACTGGACGATAACAATAACTGTGACTTCGACATAACGGTAAGCTACGCCAATTTCAACTATTCGTCGGGGCAGGCGCTTCACTTCACTAGCCAGCCCGAAGACCGAAGTAGTCATAGCGGCCCACGCATGACCAAGCAGTATGTTGGTAAAATTGGCAACGGCTCAGGTACCAAAGTCAGGGTAGTTTCTAAATTTGGCAATGTGAACTTTAAGTAG
- a CDS encoding cupin domain-containing protein, producing MLLKDASYYISALNMQPHPEGGYFAETYRSAETISYSVLPDRFNGDRVFGTAIYFLLESHHVSALHRIDADEIWHFYAGGSLIIYMISPDGTLDQIRLGSNPDQGEVFQAVVPAGCWFGSKPAEGSPFSLVGCTVAPGFDFSGFELANRADLLREYPQHQVVIEMLS from the coding sequence ATGCTTTTGAAAGACGCCAGTTATTATATCAGCGCGCTGAATATGCAGCCTCACCCCGAAGGCGGGTATTTTGCGGAAACATATCGTTCGGCTGAAACCATTTCGTATTCGGTTCTTCCCGACCGCTTCAACGGTGATCGGGTTTTCGGAACAGCCATCTATTTCTTATTGGAAAGTCATCATGTTTCGGCATTACACCGAATTGATGCTGACGAAATATGGCATTTCTACGCAGGAGGCTCACTCATAATTTACATGATTTCGCCAGATGGCACGTTAGACCAAATCCGGCTGGGGAGCAATCCTGATCAGGGCGAAGTATTTCAGGCGGTTGTTCCGGCAGGTTGCTGGTTCGGTTCGAAACCGGCTGAAGGAAGCCCGTTTTCGCTCGTCGGCTGTACGGTTGCGCCCGGCTTCGATTTTTCGGGCTTCGAACTGGCTAATCGAGCCGACTTGCTCAGGGAATATCCTCAGCATCAGGTAGTGATTGAGATGCTGTCCTGA
- the tpiA gene encoding triose-phosphate isomerase has translation MRKKIVAGNWKMNKTFEEAQALLSEVINMVNDEVTGEVEVVVCPPAIYLTSFRQYITSGGKLALGAQNCHEKVSGAYTGEISAPMLQSIGVDYVILGHSERRQYFGETNAQLAEKVNIALENGLKPIFCCGESRDLRENGDYIGFVKDQITESLFHLSAESFAKVVIAYEPIWAIGTGLTASSAQAQDMHFELRQHIASQYGDVIAQDTTILYGGSANEKNAAELFAQPDVDGGLIGGASLKSREFMTVVKARQ, from the coding sequence ATGCGCAAAAAAATAGTTGCCGGTAACTGGAAAATGAATAAAACCTTCGAAGAAGCGCAGGCGCTACTATCGGAAGTAATTAATATGGTTAACGACGAGGTTACGGGCGAGGTTGAGGTTGTCGTTTGTCCGCCTGCAATTTATCTGACTTCTTTTCGTCAATATATTACATCGGGGGGGAAACTGGCGCTTGGCGCACAGAACTGCCACGAAAAAGTATCGGGCGCTTATACGGGCGAAATTTCAGCTCCCATGCTCCAGTCAATCGGTGTCGATTATGTAATTCTGGGCCATAGCGAACGACGTCAGTACTTTGGCGAAACCAATGCACAACTGGCCGAAAAGGTAAATATTGCTCTTGAAAATGGGCTTAAACCCATTTTCTGCTGTGGCGAATCGCGCGATCTTCGCGAGAATGGCGACTACATTGGCTTTGTGAAAGATCAGATTACTGAAAGTTTGTTTCATTTGTCGGCCGAATCGTTTGCAAAGGTTGTTATCGCCTACGAACCGATCTGGGCTATTGGTACTGGTCTGACCGCGTCATCGGCGCAGGCCCAGGATATGCATTTTGAATTGCGTCAGCATATTGCCAGCCAATATGGCGATGTGATTGCTCAGGATACCACAATTCTGTATGGTGGTAGTGCCAACGAGAAAAATGCGGCCGAATTATTTGCTCAGCCCGATGTTGATGGCGGCCTTATTGGTGGGGCATCGTTGAAGTCGCGGGAGTTTATGACTGTTGTAAAGGCCCGGCAATAA
- a CDS encoding aspartyl protease family protein produces MKAVVLVIGMLCSYLVAWGDDHHQRTPDRERYGFYIAGNRTWTRIPFKLHSNLIIVPVQINGSDTLQFILDTGVGNTLITDPTIFQKRPLTLARKVKLIGAGEGNNLTASIAINNDLKMGGLRASHHNIVILDEDILKLSEYVGTPVHGIFGYEVFANFVVNVDFQRREIMIMQPKKYHYKKRKGDRYPITIHDTKAYTDALSVYDGEKSMPLRVVLDTGAGHALLLDRSRSTSAVPLPAKVVRAQLGRGLNGVINGSLGRIEKIRFGRFELDNILASFPDSSAFGMKLVDMPERQGNVGCELLRRFNVTFNYPERYIVMKPVKRLMHETFEHDMSGLELRAKGEQYRNYYIGKIIEGSPADLAGLQEGDELMFVNNNSVSNLTISDIYKILQKGEGKEVSVLVRRKGELVVATFALKRLI; encoded by the coding sequence ATGAAAGCGGTGGTATTGGTAATCGGGATGCTTTGCTCCTATCTGGTCGCCTGGGGAGATGATCACCACCAGCGCACACCCGACCGGGAGCGATATGGCTTTTATATTGCCGGAAATCGCACCTGGACACGAATTCCGTTCAAGCTGCATTCGAATCTGATCATTGTGCCGGTACAAATCAATGGTTCCGATACACTTCAGTTCATTCTGGATACGGGTGTGGGCAATACGCTTATTACAGATCCTACCATTTTTCAAAAACGCCCGCTTACGCTAGCCCGTAAAGTAAAACTTATTGGTGCCGGTGAAGGCAATAATCTAACGGCCTCCATTGCCATCAACAATGACCTGAAAATGGGCGGGCTACGAGCGTCACACCACAATATTGTTATTCTGGACGAAGACATTCTTAAGTTATCCGAGTATGTAGGAACACCCGTTCATGGCATTTTTGGTTATGAAGTCTTTGCCAATTTTGTAGTAAATGTTGATTTCCAGCGCCGGGAAATCATGATTATGCAACCCAAAAAATACCACTATAAAAAGCGCAAAGGCGACCGTTACCCAATCACAATTCATGATACCAAAGCCTACACCGATGCGCTTTCGGTTTATGATGGTGAAAAATCAATGCCCCTACGGGTCGTTCTGGATACGGGGGCTGGTCATGCCCTGTTGCTCGATCGGTCGCGCAGCACATCGGCCGTTCCGCTGCCGGCCAAAGTGGTTCGGGCCCAATTAGGCCGCGGTCTGAATGGGGTTATTAATGGTAGTCTGGGCCGGATTGAAAAAATACGCTTTGGTCGATTTGAGCTGGACAATATACTGGCCTCATTCCCCGACAGCTCAGCCTTTGGCATGAAACTGGTCGATATGCCCGAACGCCAGGGCAACGTAGGCTGTGAGCTATTGCGCCGGTTCAATGTAACATTCAATTATCCTGAACGCTACATTGTGATGAAGCCTGTCAAACGGCTAATGCACGAAACATTTGAACATGATATGAGCGGGCTAGAACTTCGAGCGAAAGGGGAGCAGTACCGCAATTATTATATCGGTAAAATTATTGAAGGATCACCTGCCGATCTGGCAGGGTTGCAGGAAGGTGACGAACTCATGTTTGTTAACAACAATTCGGTTAGCAACCTCACAATCAGCGATATTTATAAAATCCTACAGAAAGGTGAAGGCAAAGAAGTGTCAGTACTCGTACGGCGAAAGGGTGAACTTGTGGTTGCGACTTTTGCCCTAAAACGACTCATCTGA
- a CDS encoding ATP-binding protein, with amino-acid sequence MSLSPRFIALLLASLISALTLAFLTFVEGVTNNMLFVVGVSSFVISFFLVLYAIELLVFREVNKMYKTIHKLKIRDFTIPRKAVIKNTNPFKKLNDEIFVYVAKKQKEIDELKRLEQFRREFLADVSHELKTPIFAAQGFIHTLIDGAIDDEHVRDKFLSKAAKSLDGLDALVKDLVALSQLETGEVKMSFERIDLAHVVQEIFDQLEKIASAKRTFLKLRIDKPGPVWVKADPQRIMQVMTNLIENAIKYGNDNGKVLVSLEEDKKHVLVAVKDDGPGIPPEHLSRIFERFYRVEKSRSKDRGGTGLGLAIVKHILNAHKAKITVMSKLDKGTTFRFKLERME; translated from the coding sequence ATGTCTCTTAGTCCTCGTTTCATTGCTCTTCTGCTGGCGTCTTTAATTTCGGCTCTTACGCTGGCATTTCTGACGTTTGTAGAAGGAGTAACGAACAACATGTTGTTCGTTGTAGGGGTGTCGTCGTTTGTTATTTCGTTTTTTCTGGTCCTTTATGCAATTGAGCTGCTTGTCTTTCGAGAGGTCAATAAAATGTATAAAACCATTCATAAGCTGAAAATCAGGGATTTTACTATCCCGCGGAAGGCGGTAATCAAAAATACCAATCCATTCAAAAAACTGAACGACGAAATTTTTGTCTATGTCGCTAAAAAGCAGAAAGAAATTGATGAGTTAAAACGACTAGAGCAGTTTCGACGCGAGTTTCTGGCCGATGTTTCTCATGAACTGAAAACCCCCATTTTTGCGGCTCAGGGTTTTATTCATACGCTCATTGATGGCGCTATCGATGATGAGCACGTTCGCGACAAATTCCTTTCGAAAGCAGCCAAAAGTCTCGATGGCCTCGATGCACTCGTAAAGGATCTTGTTGCTCTGTCGCAACTGGAAACCGGCGAAGTGAAAATGAGCTTCGAACGAATTGATCTGGCGCATGTTGTACAGGAAATTTTTGACCAGCTGGAGAAAATTGCATCGGCCAAACGTACTTTTTTAAAATTACGGATCGATAAACCGGGCCCTGTTTGGGTGAAAGCTGATCCGCAACGCATTATGCAGGTTATGACTAACCTGATCGAAAATGCGATTAAGTATGGCAACGATAATGGTAAGGTACTGGTGAGTCTGGAAGAAGACAAAAAGCATGTGCTGGTTGCCGTAAAAGACGATGGCCCTGGTATTCCTCCTGAGCATTTAAGCCGGATTTTTGAACGATTCTATCGGGTTGAAAAGAGTCGATCGAAAGACCGGGGTGGTACTGGTTTGGGGCTGGCCATTGTTAAGCATATCCTTAATGCCCATAAAGCCAAAATTACGGTGATGAGCAAACTGGATAAAGGAACAACGTTTCGATTTAAGCTCGAACGAATGGAATAA
- a CDS encoding response regulator transcription factor gives MSAAKAAQPLHRILVVDDDADIVEMLEYNLTKEGYDVRTATDGRKAVEIARTYLPELVMLDIMMPHLDGIEAGRQLREIPELRQTYILYLTARSEEYSEVAAFDVGADDYITKPIKPRALMSRINALFRREAQKADPGEQINIVDLTINRKNYSVAQGDKSVILPKKEFELLFFLAQHPNKVFSREELLQKIWGADIYVLERTVDVHIRKLREKIGDTHIRTLKGVGYMFTDQPE, from the coding sequence ATGAGTGCTGCTAAAGCTGCTCAACCGCTGCATCGCATCTTAGTCGTCGACGACGACGCCGACATTGTCGAGATGCTTGAATACAATCTTACCAAAGAAGGTTACGACGTCCGTACTGCTACTGATGGCCGAAAGGCTGTTGAAATAGCCCGGACTTACCTGCCCGAACTGGTAATGCTTGATATTATGATGCCTCATCTGGACGGCATAGAAGCCGGTCGCCAATTGCGCGAAATCCCAGAATTACGTCAAACCTATATTCTATATCTGACTGCCCGCTCGGAAGAATACTCAGAAGTGGCTGCTTTCGATGTAGGGGCCGACGACTACATTACGAAACCGATTAAGCCTCGGGCCCTCATGAGTCGGATCAATGCCTTGTTCCGGCGCGAAGCCCAGAAAGCCGACCCTGGTGAGCAAATCAATATTGTTGATCTGACTATTAATCGAAAAAATTATTCGGTTGCTCAGGGCGATAAATCGGTGATTCTGCCCAAGAAAGAGTTTGAACTTCTGTTCTTTTTGGCGCAACACCCTAATAAAGTATTTAGCCGGGAAGAACTGCTCCAGAAAATATGGGGCGCTGATATTTATGTTCTCGAACGCACAGTTGATGTGCACATTCGCAAACTCCGCGAAAAGATCGGCGATACGCACATTCGGACCCTAAAAGGTGTGGGCTATATGTTTACCGACCAACCTGAATAG
- a CDS encoding AI-2E family transporter: protein MDTRAREVKLPSYAKIACVLLSMVIIVYGLHALQGLLIPLVFAILFSVLLFPLAQRLENWKIPRVGAIILCLILTLAVIVGILYAVSLQISSFAEVLPQLIKRGNEYLNELQTYADERLNIDRQRQVAEVRKYLNQALSEGGTILTSTLLATTSTLTDIFLVLLFIFFFLLYRDFFRSFFYKVFHGTRRSKIDSVMSGIYDVVKDYLAGLVLVILIIGTLMTVGLFILGIDYAIFFGFFGACLVLIPYFGISIGSLLPAAYALVTQDNPLKALGVIGVFLFVQTLEGNFITPYIVGSKVSINPLAAIIVLILWENVWGFPGLVLALPMTAIIKVIFDAVEPLQPYGFLIGEAEKPRPPIKNFQQLADHLPKRAKKIGEIDEKT from the coding sequence ATGGATACTCGTGCACGGGAAGTAAAGCTTCCATCATACGCTAAAATAGCCTGCGTATTGTTATCAATGGTGATTATTGTTTATGGGTTACATGCACTACAGGGCCTGTTAATTCCGCTGGTATTTGCCATTCTGTTTTCGGTATTACTCTTTCCACTGGCTCAACGGCTCGAAAACTGGAAAATTCCGCGCGTAGGAGCTATTATATTATGCCTGATTTTAACGCTGGCAGTCATTGTCGGAATTTTATATGCCGTATCGTTGCAAATCAGCAGTTTTGCTGAAGTTTTACCGCAGCTAATCAAACGCGGCAACGAGTACCTTAACGAACTTCAAACCTACGCCGACGAACGCCTGAATATCGATCGCCAGCGGCAGGTTGCCGAAGTTCGAAAATACCTTAACCAGGCCTTATCGGAAGGGGGTACAATCCTGACCAGCACTCTATTAGCTACAACCAGCACCTTGACCGATATTTTTCTGGTCTTGCTGTTCATATTCTTTTTTTTGTTGTACCGCGATTTCTTCCGATCGTTTTTCTACAAAGTATTCCATGGAACCCGGCGCTCCAAAATCGATTCGGTAATGAGCGGCATTTACGATGTTGTTAAAGATTATCTGGCAGGTTTGGTACTGGTTATTCTGATCATTGGCACCCTGATGACCGTTGGTTTGTTTATTCTGGGCATCGATTATGCCATTTTCTTCGGTTTTTTTGGGGCCTGCCTGGTCCTGATTCCTTATTTCGGTATATCGATAGGTTCGCTGCTACCCGCTGCCTATGCGCTTGTTACACAAGACAATCCATTGAAAGCGCTGGGTGTTATTGGCGTTTTTCTGTTTGTTCAGACGCTGGAAGGCAATTTCATCACCCCCTACATTGTCGGCTCAAAAGTAAGTATTAACCCGCTGGCTGCCATTATTGTGCTGATTCTGTGGGAGAACGTATGGGGATTTCCGGGCCTGGTGCTGGCTTTGCCTATGACCGCTATTATTAAGGTTATTTTTGATGCCGTTGAGCCATTACAGCCCTATGGTTTTTTGATTGGCGAAGCCGAAAAACCGCGCCCGCCTATCAAAAATTTTCAGCAACTGGCCGACCATTTACCCAAACGGGCAAAAAAAATTGGTGAGATCGATGAGAAGACTTAA